A region of Paenimyroides aestuarii DNA encodes the following proteins:
- the argS gene encoding arginine--tRNA ligase — protein MSLQEILTPYIQQAVQQLFDLTIDRVEFQATRRDFEGDITMVVFPLVKQLKGNPAEIGTKIGTYLVENVDVVSKFNVVQGFLNIVISDSYYSQFFNAILNHKTYGYQPTNSDAKAVMVEYASPNTNKPLHLGHVRNVLLGYSVAEILKASGKKVYKTQVINDRGIHICKSMLAWEKFGNNETPESTGLKGDKLVGNYYVEFDKAYKAEINQLIEKGLTEDEAKKQAPLILEAQEMLRKWEAGDEQVVALWEKMNNWVYAGFESTYKNIGVDFDCNYYESNTYLLGKDVVDEGLAKGIFYKKEDNSVWIDLIPDGLDEKLVLRSDGTSVYMTQDIGTAIQRVKDFPDVGGMVYTVGNEQDYHFKVLFLILKKLGYDWAEHLYHLSYGMVDLPSGKMKSREGTVVDADDLMNDMTVTAKEISEELGKLDGLSTEQKDNLYQMIGLGALKYYILKVDPKKRILFDPKESVDFAGNTGPFIQYTYARIQSILRKADFDYSSVILNDSKVSLHEKEKELIKILAQFPEVIQQAAKTYSPALIANYTYDLVKEYNSFYQSVSILGEANHDKKVFRVQLSNKVGQTVKNAFALLGIDVPNRM, from the coding sequence ATGTCTTTACAAGAAATTTTAACGCCGTACATTCAGCAAGCAGTTCAACAATTGTTCGATTTAACGATCGACCGAGTAGAATTTCAGGCTACGCGCAGGGATTTTGAAGGAGACATTACCATGGTGGTTTTTCCGTTGGTAAAGCAATTAAAAGGCAATCCTGCCGAAATAGGAACTAAAATTGGCACCTATTTAGTAGAAAATGTTGATGTTGTTTCAAAGTTCAACGTGGTGCAAGGATTTTTAAATATTGTGATTAGCGATAGTTACTATAGCCAATTTTTTAATGCTATTTTAAATCATAAAACCTACGGATACCAACCAACCAACTCCGATGCTAAAGCGGTAATGGTAGAATACGCATCGCCAAACACCAACAAACCTTTGCATTTAGGGCATGTTCGTAATGTACTTTTAGGTTATTCTGTAGCCGAAATTTTAAAAGCTTCGGGCAAAAAAGTATATAAAACACAGGTTATTAACGATCGTGGCATTCATATCTGTAAATCCATGTTGGCTTGGGAAAAATTCGGAAACAACGAAACACCAGAATCTACCGGATTAAAAGGCGATAAGCTGGTTGGGAATTATTATGTGGAATTTGATAAAGCGTACAAAGCAGAAATCAATCAATTAATAGAAAAAGGTCTAACCGAAGACGAAGCCAAGAAACAAGCTCCATTAATTTTAGAAGCTCAAGAAATGCTTCGTAAATGGGAAGCTGGCGATGAGCAGGTTGTGGCGCTTTGGGAAAAAATGAACAATTGGGTTTATGCTGGTTTCGAGTCAACTTATAAAAACATTGGCGTAGATTTCGACTGTAATTATTACGAAAGCAATACCTATTTGTTGGGGAAAGATGTGGTGGATGAAGGTTTGGCAAAAGGAATTTTCTATAAAAAAGAAGATAATTCGGTTTGGATTGATTTAATTCCAGATGGTTTAGATGAAAAATTAGTGTTGCGTTCAGACGGAACTTCAGTTTACATGACCCAAGATATCGGAACAGCCATTCAGCGTGTAAAAGATTTTCCTGATGTGGGCGGAATGGTTTATACCGTTGGAAACGAACAAGATTACCACTTTAAAGTGTTGTTCTTAATCTTGAAAAAATTGGGGTATGATTGGGCAGAACATTTGTATCATCTATCGTACGGAATGGTTGATTTACCTTCGGGAAAAATGAAATCGCGCGAAGGAACCGTTGTTGATGCCGATGATTTGATGAACGATATGACGGTGACTGCCAAAGAAATTTCAGAAGAATTAGGTAAGTTAGATGGATTATCAACCGAACAAAAAGACAATTTGTACCAAATGATTGGTTTAGGCGCTTTGAAGTATTACATTTTAAAGGTAGATCCTAAAAAGCGTATTTTGTTCGATCCAAAAGAATCGGTAGATTTTGCAGGAAACACCGGTCCGTTCATTCAATATACCTATGCACGTATTCAGTCTATTCTTCGCAAAGCCGATTTTGATTATAGTTCTGTCATATTGAACGATAGCAAAGTATCTCTTCACGAAAAAGAAAAAGAGTTAATTAAAATATTGGCACAGTTTCCCGAAGTGATTCAGCAAGCCGCCAAAACATACAGTCCAGCATTAATTGCCAATTACACCTACGATTTGGTTAAAGAATACAATTCGTTTTACCAGTCGGTTTCTATTTTAGGAGAAGCAAATCACGATAAAAAAGTATTCCGTGTGCAATTGTCCAACAAAGTAGGGCAAACGGTTAAAAACGCCTTTGCTTTATTGGGAATTGATGTTCCGAATAGAATGTAA
- a CDS encoding outer membrane beta-barrel family protein — translation MKKRYVSLSLLLAVSFSSWAQQQPAGNGVIKGKVSEKSTKNAVGFASVAISANGQIISGDLTDEDGSFTITNLPNTSVEISVEYIGFKTYKNTINLSTEKTKDLGMIALEVDEEVLDAVVINAERSTMEQLVDRKVIRVGKDLSTAGATASDIMNNIPSVNVDQDGNISMRGNENVRVLIDGKPTQLDPKTLLKQIPSNAIDKIELITNPSAKYNPEGMSGMINFVLKKNMKDGFNGSYNGNITFARVPKFNQGLDLNYRKGKINFFGNYNYSDQKTLNGGTMTQLDDMSQQIFDIVNDNITHVFKVGFDFYANDKNTFSVYTNQTYADGIGTVANTISSPNTPLFLQTDQYDGTNESQIYNAAWKKLFAKPGQTLDLEVNYNKTNNDQSGDFGIAGNSPTRYNDNSDNTVDAVQANLDYVHPIGEKTKLELGAEYRTTTIDNTYTTTNTIGNQTNFEYNMDIASAYATFGSKFNKWGYQIGARLEKYDVNANYVIGNEAATFNDDYLTIYPSAFLSYTPTQTDFFQISASRRVDRPNVWQTRPVRDYSTPRVVQIGNPELRPQFTNSVEFNYTKIFGVKGSATLGTYYRMINDPIERTFYLDTSSEDAIADRRMVMSFGNFDKSTAYGAELSANYKITKWWDVQPSIEYYHRVQRGVVTVLNPDTNEGELQLREVDNGVFNSRLNNNFKITNQLRASLFGFYRGDAVGVNGTMKAMYKMDAGVRYSFWENTANVSLRFNDVFNNMRARFESDAPYRQSGTFTWESQSLFVGFQYMFGSGKNRALQRKARDKNEVQNSGGFF, via the coding sequence ATGAAAAAGAGATACGTAAGTTTATCTTTACTTTTAGCTGTATCGTTCAGCTCTTGGGCACAGCAGCAGCCAGCAGGTAATGGAGTTATTAAGGGAAAAGTTTCCGAAAAATCGACCAAAAACGCGGTGGGTTTTGCATCGGTAGCTATTTCGGCAAACGGTCAAATTATTTCGGGCGATTTAACCGATGAAGACGGATCGTTTACCATTACCAATTTGCCAAATACTTCGGTAGAAATTTCGGTGGAATATATCGGTTTTAAAACCTATAAAAACACGATTAATTTATCGACCGAAAAAACAAAAGATTTGGGAATGATTGCTTTGGAAGTAGATGAGGAAGTGCTTGATGCAGTGGTGATTAATGCCGAACGCAGCACCATGGAACAGTTGGTTGACCGAAAAGTGATTCGCGTGGGGAAAGATTTATCTACCGCAGGTGCCACAGCTTCGGACATTATGAACAATATTCCTTCGGTAAACGTAGATCAAGATGGAAATATCTCAATGCGCGGCAATGAAAATGTTCGTGTTTTGATTGATGGAAAACCTACGCAGTTAGACCCAAAAACGTTGTTAAAGCAAATTCCGTCAAACGCTATTGATAAAATTGAATTAATCACCAATCCATCGGCAAAATATAACCCAGAAGGAATGAGCGGTATGATTAATTTTGTGTTGAAGAAAAATATGAAAGATGGATTTAATGGCAGTTATAACGGAAACATTACGTTTGCAAGAGTTCCAAAGTTTAATCAAGGCTTAGATTTGAATTATCGCAAAGGAAAAATCAATTTTTTTGGAAACTATAATTATTCCGACCAAAAAACGCTGAATGGGGGCACAATGACGCAATTAGATGATATGAGTCAGCAAATTTTTGATATTGTGAACGATAACATCACTCATGTGTTCAAAGTGGGTTTTGATTTTTATGCAAACGATAAGAACACGTTCTCTGTTTACACCAATCAAACCTATGCAGATGGAATTGGAACGGTAGCAAATACCATTTCGTCGCCAAACACCCCATTGTTTTTACAAACCGATCAATACGATGGAACAAATGAATCGCAAATCTATAATGCGGCTTGGAAAAAATTATTTGCTAAACCAGGGCAAACCTTAGATCTTGAGGTCAATTATAACAAAACAAACAACGACCAAAGTGGCGATTTTGGCATTGCCGGAAATTCGCCCACTCGATACAACGATAACAGCGACAATACAGTAGATGCAGTGCAAGCCAACTTAGATTATGTGCATCCAATTGGTGAAAAAACAAAGTTAGAATTAGGTGCTGAATACCGCACCACAACAATAGACAATACCTATACCACTACAAATACTATTGGCAATCAAACCAATTTTGAATACAATATGGACATTGCATCTGCATACGCTACTTTTGGATCAAAATTCAACAAATGGGGTTATCAGATTGGGGCACGTTTAGAAAAATACGATGTGAATGCCAACTATGTAATTGGTAACGAAGCCGCGACATTCAACGATGATTATTTAACGATTTATCCATCGGCATTTTTGAGTTACACACCCACACAAACCGATTTTTTCCAGATTAGTGCCAGCCGCCGTGTAGATCGTCCGAATGTTTGGCAAACCAGACCGGTTCGCGATTACAGCACTCCGCGCGTGGTGCAAATAGGTAACCCTGAATTGCGTCCGCAGTTTACCAATTCGGTAGAATTTAACTATACCAAAATTTTTGGTGTGAAAGGAAGTGCTACATTAGGCACCTACTACCGCATGATTAACGATCCAATTGAACGCACGTTTTATTTAGATACCTCATCAGAAGATGCAATTGCAGATCGAAGAATGGTTATGAGTTTTGGAAACTTTGACAAATCTACTGCTTATGGTGCCGAATTATCTGCAAACTACAAAATCACTAAATGGTGGGATGTGCAACCAAGTATAGAATATTATCATAGAGTGCAGCGTGGTGTGGTAACCGTTTTAAACCCAGATACCAACGAAGGTGAATTGCAATTACGCGAGGTGGACAACGGTGTTTTTAACAGCAGATTAAACAACAACTTCAAGATAACCAACCAGTTGCGTGCTTCGTTGTTTGGTTTTTACCGTGGCGATGCAGTAGGTGTAAACGGAACCATGAAAGCCATGTATAAAATGGATGCCGGGGTGCGTTACAGTTTCTGGGAAAACACAGCCAATGTAAGTTTGCGTTTTAATGATGTGTTCAACAACATGAGAGCAAGGTTTGAAAGCGATGCGCCTTACCGCCAATCAGGTACATTTACTTGGGAAAGCCAATCGCTATTCGTAGGGTTTCAATATATGTTTGGTTCAGGAAAAAACCGAGCATTACAACGTAAAGCCCGCGATAAAAACGAGGTGCAAAACTCAGGAGGGTTTTTCTAA
- a CDS encoding ABC transporter ATP-binding protein → MIIETHELSFQFHKNHKLLDKVSIQVPEKSIYGFLGPNGAGKSTTIRLITGLLGEQNPGEISLFDKPLETQLPEVFSQIGCIIETPTLYGHLTGLEHLKFIAKLQNTDGSKFSEVLDLVGLESAKNIKSKKYSLGMKQRLSIAMALINNPKLLILDEPVNGLDPQGIIEMRLLLQKLNREKGITIFISSHILAEVEKLCTHVGILHNGKLQFQGTMSELKAKNSQASIVVEVGNLDQHLNLIQQQYPNCMQINANELQLKFSSKEEIPVFVNFLAQHSIPVYKIQPQGGLEEWFIDLTKQIKTL, encoded by the coding sequence ATGATTATAGAAACACATGAGCTGAGTTTTCAGTTCCATAAAAATCATAAACTACTAGACAAAGTATCGATACAAGTTCCCGAAAAAAGTATTTACGGTTTTTTAGGACCAAACGGAGCGGGAAAATCAACCACTATTCGACTGATAACAGGATTATTAGGCGAGCAAAATCCGGGGGAAATATCATTATTCGATAAACCGCTGGAAACACAACTTCCTGAGGTTTTTTCGCAAATAGGTTGTATTATTGAAACACCTACATTGTATGGACATTTAACCGGATTGGAACATTTAAAATTTATTGCAAAATTGCAAAACACCGATGGTTCCAAATTCAGCGAAGTGTTGGATTTAGTAGGATTGGAATCTGCTAAAAATATCAAATCTAAAAAATATTCGCTGGGAATGAAACAGCGATTAAGCATTGCAATGGCTTTGATTAATAACCCTAAATTATTAATATTAGACGAACCCGTAAACGGTTTAGATCCACAGGGTATTATTGAAATGCGGTTGTTGCTTCAAAAACTAAATCGCGAAAAAGGCATTACTATTTTTATATCGAGCCATATTTTAGCCGAAGTTGAAAAATTGTGTACGCACGTTGGAATTTTACACAACGGCAAATTGCAGTTTCAAGGTACAATGAGCGAATTAAAAGCTAAAAACAGTCAAGCATCAATTGTGGTGGAAGTGGGAAATTTAGATCAACATTTAAATCTTATCCAACAGCAATATCCAAATTGTATGCAAATAAATGCCAACGAGTTGCAGCTTAAGTTTTCAAGCAAAGAAGAAATTCCGGTGTTTGTAAACTTTTTAGCACAACATAGCATACCTGTTTATAAAATTCAACCACAAGGCGGATTAGAAGAATGGTTTATTGATTTAACAAAACAAATAAAAACACTATGA
- a CDS encoding thioredoxin-like domain-containing protein yields the protein MKKFIKAFQAENLKLKHSGIQTTAYILALIPFLISIGASIYSYFSEKTEATNPVYFFFDTYNLLILPFIGLFYPLIIIVTASRITQLEHKNNTWQLIETQPLKRAVLLNAKFIKAYQICIYSILIFMLGVAALATFNYLISPKTELYILDIQWLFLLKKTISLSLGTGFLLALIYAVSVRFSNLFVSIIVGVGALLVAPILNGLKLLPKWFPTTILENSLKASSDLGYWLTYNEYLSVIATVIILFLITFWYVFKNKKWWNNKNTILINYAAPVLLLLGLFLYVNHPTQMTSSNETVIKGSVPENEMIRTVYLLDGTMNDTLQTIEVKNNHFHKVIKDDLPLKKYRLAWWSAKGEVQATVLFSKNDVVEIQFPDEAKDQSFKILGTRLAENALNVELGDNVDYIKKLADQGSEDNAETIIFLLKRNYKEDLKTLKSFNTSDNYVIRDDYTEIIKNELYYKYNLIWMQYKDALARSNPKNEYKNKSIQDVLDIDFKPNEDFIAKAENVAYYRFKIYELLSKDSSDEDVLTKYKNGLNGLKNSTLETQLAKIILEDQLPNVNDLNEINRYETLFLPLIKDQRTNAYYFKFIQDKKRLTSGKEALSFEAITTDNQPKTFADFKGKFIILDFWATWCGPCIYQADYFEKHAIEYNKRGDVVFISLSIDQKENAWRKKVKLNDKNVVQLFAKNQNALNNFYRLNAIPRFIVIDPEGKIVNSNFPFPDDSNFKVMLDQLLPKQ from the coding sequence ATGAAAAAATTTATAAAAGCATTTCAAGCCGAAAATCTAAAGCTTAAACACTCGGGCATCCAAACAACCGCATATATTCTAGCTTTGATTCCATTTTTAATCAGTATAGGAGCAAGCATTTACAGCTATTTTAGTGAAAAAACAGAAGCTACCAATCCTGTTTATTTCTTTTTTGACACTTACAACCTGCTTATTTTACCATTTATAGGATTGTTTTATCCGTTAATTATTATTGTAACTGCGTCTAGAATCACACAATTAGAACACAAAAACAACACTTGGCAATTAATAGAAACACAACCCTTAAAGCGTGCTGTTTTACTAAATGCTAAATTTATTAAAGCATATCAAATTTGTATCTACAGTATTCTAATATTCATGTTAGGCGTTGCAGCATTGGCAACCTTCAATTATCTAATTTCCCCAAAAACAGAATTGTATATTTTAGATATTCAATGGCTGTTTTTACTAAAAAAAACCATAAGTTTATCATTGGGAACAGGTTTTTTGTTGGCGCTAATTTATGCGGTATCGGTACGGTTTTCTAATTTATTTGTTTCGATAATAGTTGGCGTTGGCGCTTTGCTTGTTGCACCTATACTAAACGGACTGAAATTGTTGCCCAAATGGTTTCCAACCACAATATTAGAAAACAGTTTAAAAGCATCGAGCGATTTGGGTTATTGGCTCACCTATAACGAGTATTTAAGTGTGATTGCAACCGTAATTATTTTGTTTTTAATTACATTTTGGTACGTTTTTAAAAACAAAAAATGGTGGAACAATAAAAACACGATTCTTATAAATTATGCTGCGCCTGTATTGCTTTTGTTGGGTTTGTTTTTATACGTGAACCATCCAACACAAATGACATCGAGCAACGAAACTGTAATAAAAGGCAGCGTTCCAGAAAATGAGATGATTCGAACAGTTTATCTTTTGGATGGAACGATGAACGATACGCTACAAACTATTGAGGTAAAAAATAACCATTTTCATAAAGTAATTAAAGATGATTTGCCTTTGAAAAAATACAGATTAGCATGGTGGAGTGCTAAAGGAGAAGTGCAAGCAACTGTTTTATTTTCTAAAAATGATGTGGTAGAAATTCAGTTTCCCGATGAAGCAAAAGATCAATCGTTTAAAATTTTAGGTACTCGTTTAGCAGAAAACGCTTTAAATGTGGAACTTGGTGACAATGTTGATTATATTAAAAAATTAGCCGATCAAGGAAGTGAAGACAATGCAGAAACCATTATTTTCCTTTTGAAAAGAAATTACAAAGAAGATTTAAAAACATTAAAAAGTTTTAACACAAGCGATAATTATGTGATTAGAGATGATTATACCGAGATTATTAAGAACGAATTATATTACAAATACAATTTAATTTGGATGCAATATAAAGATGCCTTAGCCAGATCTAATCCTAAAAACGAATATAAAAATAAAAGTATTCAAGATGTTCTAGATATTGACTTTAAACCCAACGAAGATTTTATAGCAAAAGCAGAAAATGTGGCCTATTATCGTTTTAAAATTTACGAATTGTTAAGCAAAGATTCATCAGATGAAGATGTTTTAACGAAGTACAAAAACGGTTTGAATGGTTTGAAAAATTCAACATTGGAAACGCAATTGGCAAAAATTATTTTAGAAGACCAACTGCCAAACGTGAATGATTTGAACGAAATTAATCGTTACGAAACTTTGTTTCTTCCATTAATAAAAGACCAGCGAACCAATGCTTACTATTTTAAATTTATTCAAGATAAAAAACGATTAACATCAGGCAAGGAAGCGCTTTCTTTCGAAGCAATCACTACTGATAATCAACCGAAAACATTTGCCGACTTTAAAGGTAAATTTATCATTTTAGATTTCTGGGCAACTTGGTGCGGTCCGTGCATTTATCAAGCAGATTATTTTGAAAAACATGCTATTGAATACAACAAAAGGGGCGATGTCGTGTTTATTTCTTTAAGCATTGACCAAAAGGAAAATGCTTGGCGAAAAAAAGTAAAATTAAACGATAAAAATGTGGTACAGTTATTTGCAAAAAATCAAAATGCATTGAATAATTTTTATCGATTAAATGCTATTCCACGTTTTATCGTTATTGATCCCGAAGGAAAAATTGTGAATAGTAATTTCCCGTTTCCTGACGACTCCAATTTTAAAGTCATGTTAGACCAACTCCTTCCAAAACAATAA
- a CDS encoding peptidylprolyl isomerase, whose translation MDNGIYAKFTTPKGEIVVKLTHDKTPGTVGNFVALAEGNLENTARSQGKPYYDGLTFHRVISDFMIQGGDPTGTGSGGPGYKFDDEFHPELKHDKPGILSMANAGPGTNGSQFFITHIATPWLDNNHTVFGHVVEGQDVVDAVEPGDKMDKVEIIRVGAEAEKWNAVEAFRTFEGSRLKRLAEEKANAEAELDKIAAGFQKTDSGLRYQYIQRGSGKQAAKGNKVAVHYKGQLTNGQVFDDSYKRKQPIEFNVGVGQVIEGWDEGILLLNVGDKARFVIPSHLGYGSRGAGGVIPPNATLIFDVELVDVK comes from the coding sequence ATGGATAACGGTATATACGCAAAATTCACCACTCCAAAAGGTGAAATAGTAGTAAAATTAACACATGATAAAACGCCGGGTACAGTAGGAAACTTTGTAGCTTTGGCAGAAGGAAACTTAGAAAACACGGCTCGTTCACAAGGAAAACCGTATTACGACGGATTAACCTTTCACCGTGTAATCAGCGATTTTATGATTCAAGGGGGCGATCCAACAGGAACAGGTTCGGGTGGTCCGGGTTATAAATTTGATGATGAATTTCATCCGGAATTAAAACACGATAAACCTGGAATTCTTTCAATGGCAAACGCAGGTCCGGGTACAAACGGTTCACAATTTTTCATTACACACATTGCAACGCCTTGGTTGGATAACAACCATACCGTTTTTGGTCATGTGGTTGAAGGACAAGATGTTGTTGATGCGGTGGAACCAGGTGATAAAATGGATAAAGTGGAAATTATCCGTGTGGGTGCTGAAGCAGAAAAATGGAATGCAGTGGAAGCTTTCAGAACTTTTGAAGGATCTCGTTTAAAAAGATTGGCAGAAGAAAAAGCAAATGCCGAAGCAGAATTGGATAAAATTGCAGCTGGTTTTCAAAAAACAGATAGCGGTTTGCGTTACCAATATATTCAAAGAGGATCAGGTAAACAAGCTGCAAAAGGCAACAAAGTAGCGGTTCATTATAAAGGACAATTAACCAACGGACAAGTTTTTGATGATTCGTACAAACGCAAACAACCTATTGAATTTAATGTAGGCGTTGGTCAAGTAATCGAAGGTTGGGATGAAGGAATTCTTTTGTTAAACGTTGGCGATAAAGCACGTTTTGTAATTCCATCGCATTTAGGTTACGGTTCGCGTGGTGCAGGTGGCGTGATTCCACCAAATGCCACTTTAATCTTTGATGTGGAGTTGGTTGATGTTAAATAA